A region from the uncultured Draconibacterium sp. genome encodes:
- a CDS encoding dockerin-like protein — MHNKLSLLLLAVFTLMLLNACKQEIPLVYSVECTKSVAPEEVATDTADLKIVAPLTDPFAWSNGQGRSEKFADWSRRRAEIGAEIQYYEIGPKPSRPDSIDAIYTGDSLTITITRNGQSLKLVSHIILPEGEGPFPAVIGIGKGSGSLPEKLFSERQIAQVSFQFWDVMAWEQKRGQEPINKLYPELTFMGAYSAWSWGISRLIDGLELVADEVPIDLQHLAITGCSFAGKMALFGGAFDQRIALTIAQESGGGGAAAWRVSETLGNVETLGRTSHLWFTEDLFKFSKSVEKLPYDHHELMAMVAPRALLVLGNPDYEWLAEESGYVSCRAAQRVWETFGIKDRFGFSIVAGHPHCRLPEEQYPEVEAFIEKFLLGNTEINTVAEIHPYPNVDYKKWTAWWGSNNPVFPKTELKNQSAEKIN; from the coding sequence ATGCATAACAAACTAAGTCTGCTTTTGCTTGCCGTGTTTACGCTAATGTTGCTAAATGCCTGCAAACAAGAAATTCCGCTGGTTTATTCAGTAGAATGCACAAAAAGTGTTGCGCCCGAAGAGGTTGCAACGGATACTGCAGACTTAAAAATTGTAGCACCTTTAACCGACCCGTTTGCCTGGTCGAACGGGCAAGGCCGATCAGAGAAATTTGCAGACTGGAGCCGAAGACGGGCAGAAATCGGTGCAGAAATTCAATATTACGAAATTGGTCCAAAACCATCGCGCCCCGACTCGATTGATGCGATTTATACCGGCGATTCCTTAACCATTACCATAACCCGTAACGGGCAGAGCCTGAAACTGGTTTCACATATTATTTTGCCCGAAGGAGAAGGGCCATTTCCGGCAGTTATTGGCATTGGAAAAGGCTCAGGCAGTTTGCCCGAAAAACTTTTCTCTGAACGCCAGATTGCGCAGGTGTCTTTTCAGTTTTGGGACGTAATGGCCTGGGAGCAAAAACGTGGACAGGAGCCAATAAATAAGCTCTATCCCGAATTAACTTTTATGGGGGCATACAGTGCGTGGTCGTGGGGAATTAGCCGATTAATTGACGGCCTCGAACTGGTTGCCGACGAAGTGCCAATTGACTTGCAACACCTGGCCATTACAGGCTGTTCGTTTGCCGGAAAAATGGCACTTTTTGGCGGAGCTTTCGACCAGCGAATTGCCCTTACCATTGCACAAGAATCGGGCGGTGGTGGTGCAGCAGCCTGGCGGGTTTCCGAAACTTTAGGCAATGTTGAAACTTTAGGACGAACAAGCCATTTATGGTTTACCGAAGACCTTTTTAAATTTTCAAAATCAGTTGAAAAATTACCTTACGACCATCATGAGTTAATGGCAATGGTTGCACCGCGTGCTCTTCTGGTTTTAGGAAATCCGGATTACGAATGGTTGGCCGAAGAATCGGGGTATGTTTCATGCAGAGCAGCGCAACGCGTGTGGGAAACCTTCGGAATAAAAGACCGCTTTGGCTTTTCAATTGTAGCCGGACATCCGCATTGTAGGTTGCCTGAAGAGCAATACCCGGAAGTTGAGGCCTTTATTGAAAAGTTTCTTTTGGGCAATACCGAAATTAATACTGTTGCTGAAATACATCCATACCCAAATGTAGATTATAAAAAATGGACAGCCTGGTGGGGCAGCAACAATCCGGTTTTTCCAAAAACAGAACTTAAAAACCAATCAGCTGAAAAAATAAATTAG